One genomic window of Blastocatellia bacterium includes the following:
- a CDS encoding DUF4437 domain-containing protein — translation MARPHIEPFCDRDVSFKKMTLPGFPPGMHYKMLSIDKDTGACTMTVQFDAGYKQPPGFSYSDIELLIMEGGLRVGERMCGPGYYFFIPAGVAMPEISTKTGCLALLMYNQTEPNFEESDQDHDAANRSGLIQVNAYDDLFWREPTLFPATAPGCYLKILRMDERTHALSFLYCMVPGFFQDNISYHDCAEEAYHIWGTSWMMQFGYLPTGGYFWRPAYINHGAFASEQGILAFGRTDGELFNHFHWNPYSTVEMNQERAAARLLRRKPELYKWIVAHGHNHPVDF, via the coding sequence ATGGCACGACCACATATCGAACCGTTTTGCGATCGTGATGTATCATTCAAAAAAATGACATTGCCCGGATTCCCTCCAGGGATGCACTACAAGATGTTGAGCATTGATAAAGACACAGGCGCGTGCACCATGACGGTGCAATTCGACGCTGGTTACAAGCAGCCGCCCGGATTTAGTTATTCCGACATTGAGTTGCTGATTATGGAAGGTGGGCTGCGTGTCGGCGAGCGGATGTGCGGCCCAGGGTATTACTTCTTCATCCCCGCCGGCGTAGCCATGCCGGAAATCTCCACGAAAACAGGATGTCTGGCGCTGCTGATGTACAACCAGACGGAGCCTAATTTTGAAGAATCAGATCAAGACCACGACGCTGCCAACCGCTCAGGACTGATTCAGGTCAACGCCTACGATGATCTTTTCTGGCGCGAGCCGACGCTCTTTCCGGCGACAGCCCCTGGATGTTATCTGAAAATCCTTCGCATGGATGAACGGACTCATGCCCTCTCATTTCTCTATTGCATGGTTCCGGGATTTTTCCAAGACAACATCTCATACCATGATTGCGCTGAAGAGGCCTATCACATCTGGGGCACATCGTGGATGATGCAATTTGGCTATTTGCCGACCGGCGGCTACTTCTGGCGCCCGGCATATATCAATCACGGGGCATTTGCCAGTGAGCAGGGGATTTTGGCGTTTGGTCGAACAGATGGCGAGTTGTTTAATCACTTCCACTGGAATCCCTACTCTACCGTTGAAATGAATCAAGAACGAGCTGCGGCGCGACTGTTGCGTCGAAAGCCCGAGCTCTACAAATGGATCGTGGCGCACGGTCACAACCATCCCGTAGATTTTGA